Proteins encoded together in one Pirellulales bacterium window:
- a CDS encoding NUDIX domain-containing protein, whose amino-acid sequence MVRETRFLVIRRSQTVVAPGAFCFPGGAIESGESEEQALVRELREELALEVRPKKRLWQSVTPWRVELSWWQAEFDLAGIPTPNPAEVESFHWYTTAEMRALAGLLSSNLAFLEAADAGEFLLD is encoded by the coding sequence GTGGTTCGGGAGACGCGATTCCTCGTGATTCGCCGCTCTCAGACCGTGGTGGCGCCGGGGGCGTTTTGTTTTCCCGGGGGAGCCATCGAGTCTGGCGAGTCCGAAGAGCAGGCTCTGGTGCGGGAATTGCGCGAGGAACTGGCCCTCGAAGTACGACCCAAAAAACGCCTCTGGCAGAGTGTGACACCCTGGCGGGTGGAACTCTCGTGGTGGCAGGCCGAGTTCGATCTGGCCGGCATTCCTACGCCCAATCCGGCCGAAGTCGAATCGTTCCATTGGTATACCACGGCCGAAATGCGTGCCCTGGCAGGCTTGCTGTCGAGCAATCTTGCCTTTCTCGAGGCCGCCGACGCGGGTGAATTCCTGCTCGATTGA
- a CDS encoding beta-ketoacyl-[acyl-carrier-protein] synthase family protein, which translates to MRCLPRIGPKHAPRSNRRLPTRREVVITGVGVVSPIGNGCDAFWASLLGGRSGVRPITRFDTSATAAHFGGEISDFDPKQFIAQRKSLKVMSHDIQLGVAAASLAQQHAALDTAKLTPERLGVVFGADLMHCELAEAAPAFAQCLVDGQFDFSRWGTAALEKIYPLWMLKYLPNMPACHVAIACDARGPSNSITMGDVSSLCAVAEAASVVERDEADVMFCGGASSRIHPTLWVRSSLTPWSRRNDDPQGACRPFDAHRDGAVNGEGAAVFVVESREHAEARRAKILATVAGSAMRFEPRRGQTPREGVAIRHAIEGAMRSAGVEQQDIGHINAHGLSTAEDDCLEARAIAAVLPDTPVTAPKSYFGNLGAGSGAVELAASVLAMAAGEVPATLNYEQPDPACPLNVIHRRTMKTDAPAALVLNHAATGQAAALVLRRPS; encoded by the coding sequence ATGCGTTGTTTACCACGCATTGGCCCGAAGCACGCGCCGCGCAGCAATCGCCGGCTGCCGACGCGACGCGAGGTGGTCATTACTGGTGTGGGGGTGGTCAGTCCGATCGGGAACGGGTGCGACGCGTTCTGGGCCTCGCTGCTCGGGGGCCGCAGCGGTGTGCGGCCGATTACCCGCTTCGATACGAGTGCCACGGCGGCGCATTTTGGAGGCGAGATCAGCGATTTCGATCCCAAGCAGTTCATCGCCCAGCGGAAGAGTCTCAAGGTGATGTCGCACGATATTCAACTAGGCGTGGCCGCGGCCAGCCTGGCCCAACAGCACGCCGCGCTCGATACGGCGAAGCTGACCCCCGAGCGTCTGGGGGTCGTGTTCGGCGCCGACCTGATGCATTGCGAGTTGGCCGAAGCGGCGCCGGCCTTTGCCCAGTGCCTGGTCGACGGGCAATTCGATTTCAGCCGTTGGGGCACCGCGGCGCTCGAGAAGATCTATCCCTTGTGGATGCTCAAATATTTGCCCAATATGCCGGCCTGCCATGTGGCCATTGCTTGCGATGCGCGTGGCCCCAGCAACTCGATCACGATGGGGGACGTCTCGAGCCTGTGTGCGGTGGCCGAAGCGGCAAGCGTCGTCGAACGGGACGAAGCCGACGTCATGTTCTGTGGCGGCGCGAGCTCGCGGATCCATCCCACGCTCTGGGTCCGTAGCTCGCTGACTCCCTGGTCGCGGCGCAACGACGATCCGCAAGGGGCGTGCCGTCCCTTCGACGCCCACCGCGACGGCGCGGTAAATGGTGAAGGAGCGGCGGTCTTCGTGGTCGAATCGCGCGAACATGCCGAGGCCCGCCGGGCCAAGATCCTGGCCACCGTGGCTGGCTCGGCGATGCGCTTCGAGCCCCGCCGGGGCCAGACGCCGCGCGAAGGGGTCGCCATTCGCCACGCCATCGAAGGGGCGATGCGCTCGGCCGGTGTCGAGCAGCAGGACATCGGTCACATCAACGCCCACGGCTTGAGCACGGCCGAGGATGACTGTCTCGAAGCCCGCGCCATCGCAGCGGTCTTGCCCGATACGCCGGTAACGGCGCCAAAGAGCTACTTCGGCAACCTGGGGGCGGGAAGCGGCGCGGTCGAGCTAGCAGCCAGCGTGCTAGCGATGGCCGCTGGCGAAGTGCCGGCGACCTTGAACTACGAGCAGCCCGATCCGGCTTGTCCGCTCAACGTGATTCACCGCCGAACGATGAAAACCGATGCCCCGGCCGCACTCGTGCTCAATCATGCTGCGACGGGGCAGGCTGCGGCCCTGGTGCTACGACGGCCAAGCTGA
- a CDS encoding transaldolase: MSSPLRSLVASGTKLWLDSIDPDLVVANRALGATGATSNPVIVSNLIKTGRFDDEIEGFIRDGLSDDEIAWSTTDRLVREAQKVFLPVWEQTGGNDGYVSFELDPLLEDPQTGPPHAERVKRYIELGKRWSAGHKNRMIKVPATPAGIDALEELCAAGITLNVTLIFSPRQHKAACEAVWRGAQRRASLDQFKSVYSIFVSRVDVYTEQHLPKLSAAAQGMVGIVNAKQIWGDNNQYWGAKNTRHKQEMIFASTGTKKPEDAPWKYVEAFAGSDIETNPPETNEAYEKSGRTATRRIDELPPADVLAEINRGVDMQHLEETLMSEGIKKFADPQKALLQLIVRKREELSAAK, translated from the coding sequence ATGTCTTCACCCCTTCGCTCGCTCGTGGCATCCGGCACCAAGTTGTGGCTCGACTCGATCGACCCCGATCTCGTCGTGGCCAACCGAGCCCTCGGGGCGACCGGCGCCACGTCGAACCCGGTGATCGTCTCGAACCTGATTAAGACCGGCCGCTTCGACGACGAGATCGAAGGTTTCATTCGCGACGGACTGAGCGACGACGAGATTGCGTGGAGCACGACCGATCGCCTGGTGCGGGAGGCACAAAAAGTCTTCTTGCCCGTGTGGGAGCAGACCGGCGGTAACGATGGTTACGTGAGCTTCGAGCTCGATCCGTTGCTCGAAGATCCCCAAACGGGGCCGCCGCATGCCGAACGCGTCAAGCGCTATATCGAACTCGGCAAGCGCTGGTCGGCCGGACACAAGAACCGCATGATCAAGGTGCCCGCCACCCCGGCCGGCATCGACGCCCTCGAGGAGCTCTGCGCGGCCGGTATCACGCTGAACGTCACGCTCATCTTCTCGCCCCGGCAGCACAAGGCCGCTTGCGAGGCGGTTTGGCGCGGCGCGCAGCGCCGGGCCAGTCTCGATCAGTTCAAAAGCGTCTACAGCATCTTCGTTTCGCGCGTCGACGTGTACACCGAGCAGCACTTGCCCAAGCTTTCGGCCGCTGCCCAGGGCATGGTTGGTATCGTCAACGCGAAGCAGATCTGGGGGGACAACAACCAGTACTGGGGGGCCAAGAATACCAGGCACAAGCAAGAGATGATCTTCGCCAGCACCGGGACCAAGAAGCCCGAGGACGCTCCCTGGAAGTACGTCGAAGCGTTCGCCGGCTCGGACATCGAGACGAATCCCCCCGAGACGAACGAGGCCTACGAAAAGAGCGGCCGCACGGCGACGCGCCGCATCGATGAATTACCCCCCGCCGACGTGTTGGCCGAGATCAACCGCGGGGTGGATATGCAGCACCTCGAAGAGACCCTCATGTCCGAGGGGATCAAGAAATTCGCCGATCCCCAAAAGGCCCTGCTGCAGCTCATCGTGCGGAAGCGCGAGGAACTGAGCGCCGCGAAGTAA
- a CDS encoding DUF1571 domain-containing protein, whose amino-acid sequence MFQRTRRSGTLLFITGSAILGGAGLVGAQAPGDAARAPATANAAAVRSGDRVAVRPLTPETAPPHPLEAVLELADRAVQRADELHDYSATFIKRERIDGRLSNYDYMFLKVRHAPFSIYLYCLGPVKPKGQEAIYVEGQNEGKVLGHTTGIRDRIAGTMSLDPAGSRMMEGNLYPLTSIGIKNLASKLANLHRYELNFGECEVNTYPGAKVDGRECTCVQVVHPVERENFKFHLSRTYYDHATGLPIRFEGYLWPTTPGGKPVLLEEYTYQNVQFNQGISDLDFDTQNPAYGYR is encoded by the coding sequence ATGTTCCAACGCACCAGGCGGAGCGGAACTCTGCTGTTCATTACGGGCAGCGCGATACTTGGGGGCGCGGGCCTCGTGGGTGCTCAAGCGCCCGGCGATGCGGCGCGTGCGCCCGCAACGGCGAACGCCGCGGCGGTTCGATCGGGCGATCGTGTGGCAGTCCGGCCGCTGACGCCCGAGACGGCGCCGCCGCATCCGCTCGAAGCGGTGCTCGAACTGGCCGATCGCGCCGTGCAGCGCGCGGATGAACTGCACGATTATTCAGCGACGTTCATCAAGCGCGAGCGGATCGACGGTCGACTGAGCAACTACGACTACATGTTCCTCAAGGTGCGGCACGCGCCCTTCAGCATCTATCTCTACTGCCTGGGCCCCGTGAAACCCAAGGGACAAGAGGCGATCTACGTCGAAGGGCAGAACGAGGGCAAGGTGCTCGGGCACACCACCGGCATTCGCGATCGCATCGCCGGCACGATGTCGCTCGATCCCGCCGGATCGCGAATGATGGAGGGCAATCTCTACCCGCTCACGAGCATCGGCATCAAGAATCTCGCGTCCAAGTTGGCCAACCTGCATCGCTACGAATTGAACTTCGGCGAGTGCGAGGTGAACACCTATCCGGGAGCCAAGGTGGATGGTCGCGAGTGTACCTGCGTGCAGGTGGTACATCCCGTCGAGCGCGAGAACTTCAAGTTCCACCTGTCGCGCACGTATTACGATCACGCGACCGGCTTGCCGATCCGCTTCGAGGGATACCTCTGGCCGACCACGCCTGGCGGCAAGCCAGTGTTGCTCGAGGAGTACACGTATCAGAACGTGCAATTCAACCAGGGGATCAGCGACCTCGATTTCGACACGCAGAACCCGGCCTACGGTTATCGTTGA
- a CDS encoding RsmD family RNA methyltransferase, whose amino-acid sequence MARRGKPTARSVRPTPSDPVAAPLRIVGGNLRGRKLLYSGDPRTRPMKDRVREAVFNLVGPSVVGAQVFDLFAGTGAMGLEAVSRGAAQATLVERHFPTAKLIEQTVADLGIEAQAQVAAGDVFHWVRHLPEPATGQRWAVFICPPYRLFQEQRDEMLQLVDRVIAAAPLDSIVLVEADANFDFATLPDADRWNVRAYLPAVIGTWRPQSVTNN is encoded by the coding sequence TTGGCACGCCGTGGCAAACCGACCGCACGCTCCGTTCGTCCCACCCCCTCTGATCCGGTGGCGGCGCCGTTGCGGATCGTGGGGGGAAACCTGCGTGGACGGAAGCTGCTTTACTCGGGCGATCCACGCACCCGGCCCATGAAAGACCGCGTGCGCGAGGCGGTTTTCAACCTCGTGGGACCGAGCGTCGTGGGGGCACAGGTCTTCGATCTGTTCGCCGGCACGGGCGCCATGGGCCTCGAGGCGGTCAGCCGGGGCGCTGCCCAGGCGACGCTCGTCGAGCGGCACTTTCCCACCGCCAAACTGATCGAACAGACCGTCGCCGACCTGGGCATCGAAGCTCAGGCGCAGGTCGCCGCGGGAGACGTCTTCCATTGGGTACGTCACCTTCCCGAGCCCGCCACCGGCCAGCGCTGGGCCGTCTTCATTTGCCCACCTTATCGCCTGTTTCAGGAACAAAGGGACGAAATGCTCCAACTCGTGGATCGGGTCATCGCCGCGGCGCCCCTGGACAGCATCGTCTTGGTCGAGGCCGACGCGAACTTCGACTTTGCCACGCTGCCCGACGCCGATCGCTGGAATGTCCGCGCGTATTTACCGGCGGTCATCGGCACCTGGCGACCACAAAGCGTAACGAACAACTAG
- a CDS encoding class I SAM-dependent rRNA methyltransferase: MDSVVLKPRKAAPFFGRHPWVLDSAIARLDGTPADGDAVDLVTDQGKWIARGLFNSRSRIRVRLYTWDVQESLDESFWRRRLSTAIAWRRRLGYDAPEGAARLVFSEADGLSGLVVDRFANYLSIQVTSLGIASRLDTLAPILAELTGAQAAVVRSEKGVAKLEGLEYMDRTLFGTTPSGPIFITENGLRYGVDLTEGQKTGFYVDQRENRLAAARYLSGRRVLDAFCYSGGFSLAAVVHGGATETLGIDASEKAIALARANAELNGVSKSQFLAGDGFDTLANLCAEGRRFGGVILDPPKFARSRGTVNDALRAYHRLNRLAVGMLEPGGILVTCSCSGHVTREDFLYMLAGVAQKSERDIQILEQRGAAPDHPTSATCLETEYLKCFICRVV, encoded by the coding sequence GTGGATTCGGTCGTACTCAAGCCGCGAAAAGCGGCCCCTTTTTTCGGCCGTCACCCCTGGGTGCTCGACTCGGCCATCGCCCGCCTCGACGGCACTCCGGCCGACGGCGACGCCGTTGACCTGGTGACCGATCAAGGCAAGTGGATTGCCCGCGGGCTGTTTAATTCGCGGAGTCGGATCCGCGTCCGTTTGTACACCTGGGATGTACAAGAATCGCTCGACGAGTCGTTCTGGCGTCGTCGTCTCTCGACGGCCATCGCCTGGCGACGTCGACTCGGCTACGACGCCCCCGAGGGGGCCGCGCGGCTTGTATTCAGTGAAGCCGATGGGCTGAGCGGCCTGGTGGTCGATCGCTTTGCCAACTACCTCTCGATTCAGGTCACGTCGCTGGGCATCGCCTCGCGACTCGACACGCTGGCGCCCATCCTCGCCGAACTGACGGGGGCGCAGGCCGCCGTCGTCCGCTCGGAGAAAGGGGTGGCGAAGCTCGAAGGGCTCGAATACATGGACCGCACCCTGTTCGGCACGACGCCCAGCGGTCCGATCTTCATCACCGAAAACGGCCTGCGTTACGGCGTCGATCTCACCGAGGGGCAGAAGACCGGCTTCTACGTCGATCAGCGCGAAAACCGGCTCGCGGCGGCGCGGTACCTGAGCGGCAGGCGCGTGCTCGATGCCTTCTGCTACAGCGGCGGATTCAGTCTGGCGGCTGTCGTGCATGGCGGTGCGACCGAAACGTTGGGCATCGATGCCAGTGAGAAGGCCATTGCGCTCGCTCGTGCGAACGCGGAATTGAACGGTGTCTCGAAGTCGCAGTTTCTCGCCGGCGACGGTTTCGACACGCTCGCCAATCTATGTGCCGAGGGTCGGCGTTTCGGCGGCGTGATCCTCGATCCTCCCAAGTTCGCCCGCAGCCGCGGCACGGTGAATGACGCCCTGAGGGCCTATCACCGTCTGAACCGTCTGGCCGTCGGCATGCTCGAACCGGGAGGAATCCTCGTTACCTGCAGTTGTTCGGGGCACGTCACGCGCGAAGACTTTCTTTACATGCTCGCGGGGGTGGCGCAAAAATCGGAACGCGACATTCAGATACTCGAACAACGAGGCGCCGCACCCGATCACCCGACGAGCGCGACTTGCCTCGAGACCGAGTATCTGAAGTGCTTTATCTGCCGCGTCGTTTGA
- a CDS encoding BBP7 family outer membrane beta-barrel protein: protein MKGPIHYWLLCLTAIALAAGTEGAAAQAPRSRGARPATRQVAPPRSVSGSSFQDALRKTAYQDTPYYEEEPSADLRPVPAETAEEYSALEEGYGEETWYESPPGEGWYEPHCLGCGAADECCTCEWDQFSGCPSPWFATAEAIFTQRQRSRNRIVSRDRADPIQVISGGQIITVANATAVMGTKSVGSFDFEPGFRFTLGRYLGRDMLNRDHTLEFTYFGLLDWSGSARVHNQGGQLIALRGNDTIPAAVGGSLVTDFPTSFPNGNPSVGGFNFATTHYIEYGSHVNNFELNYRLRRALGRDSLVGQSDGSWHRQLTPGHTPSIFGGVRYFELDERFYFFSEALYIPPPPPLNQPVRVQSPQGGEYTIHTRNRLIGAQLGGDLIDEHVRWNWGARGKVGLYANFAEQDSVVWIQAQEAMFTTGNQASGGSDQRLAFIGELGFVANYRWTPNLSFRAAWDMMWVSRLALAPEQLNFTFPQTDSIVTTGGLFFNTFSVGADFSW, encoded by the coding sequence TTGAAGGGGCCTATTCACTACTGGCTGCTTTGCCTGACGGCAATCGCCCTCGCCGCCGGCACGGAAGGTGCCGCGGCACAGGCACCCCGTTCGCGCGGGGCGAGACCCGCGACGCGCCAGGTGGCGCCACCGCGGTCGGTCTCAGGCTCGTCGTTCCAGGATGCGCTGCGCAAGACGGCCTACCAAGACACCCCCTATTACGAAGAGGAGCCTTCCGCAGACCTGCGTCCCGTTCCTGCCGAAACGGCCGAGGAATATTCCGCCCTTGAAGAGGGATACGGGGAGGAAACCTGGTACGAAAGTCCTCCCGGCGAGGGTTGGTACGAGCCCCACTGCCTGGGCTGCGGCGCCGCCGATGAGTGCTGCACTTGCGAATGGGACCAGTTCAGCGGTTGCCCTTCTCCCTGGTTTGCCACGGCTGAAGCCATCTTTACCCAACGACAACGGTCGCGCAACCGCATCGTGTCGCGCGACCGCGCCGATCCGATTCAAGTCATTTCGGGCGGTCAGATCATCACGGTCGCCAATGCGACGGCCGTGATGGGAACCAAGTCGGTCGGCAGCTTTGATTTCGAGCCGGGATTTCGCTTCACGTTGGGGCGCTATCTCGGACGCGATATGTTGAATCGCGACCACACGCTCGAGTTCACCTACTTCGGCCTGCTCGATTGGTCGGGTAGCGCCCGCGTACACAACCAGGGGGGGCAGCTTATTGCCCTCAGGGGCAACGACACGATCCCAGCCGCGGTCGGTGGCTCCCTGGTCACCGACTTCCCGACGAGCTTTCCGAATGGCAACCCTTCGGTCGGCGGTTTCAACTTCGCGACAACGCACTACATCGAATATGGGTCGCACGTCAACAATTTCGAACTCAACTATCGCCTGCGACGCGCCCTGGGGCGAGACAGCCTCGTGGGCCAATCGGACGGAAGCTGGCATCGCCAGTTAACGCCGGGACATACCCCTTCGATCTTTGGCGGCGTGCGCTACTTCGAACTCGACGAGCGGTTCTACTTCTTCAGCGAAGCTTTGTACATTCCGCCGCCACCGCCGCTGAACCAACCCGTGCGGGTGCAATCGCCCCAAGGCGGTGAATACACGATTCACACGCGCAACCGGCTGATCGGCGCCCAATTGGGAGGCGACTTGATCGACGAGCACGTACGTTGGAATTGGGGAGCGCGCGGGAAAGTCGGGCTTTACGCCAACTTCGCCGAGCAAGACAGCGTCGTGTGGATCCAGGCCCAGGAAGCCATGTTCACGACGGGCAATCAGGCGTCGGGCGGCAGCGACCAACGGCTGGCCTTCATCGGCGAACTAGGTTTCGTGGCCAATTACCGCTGGACGCCGAATCTCAGCTTTCGCGCCGCCTGGGACATGATGTGGGTCTCGCGATTGGCGCTCGCCCCCGAGCAACTAAACTTCACCTTCCCCCAGACCGATTCGATCGTCACGACCGGGGGACTCTTCTTCAACACCTTCTCGGTCGGTGCGGACTTCAGTTGGTAG
- the ribD gene encoding bifunctional diaminohydroxyphosphoribosylaminopyrimidine deaminase/5-amino-6-(5-phosphoribosylamino)uracil reductase RibD — translation MQQSALDAWHMARAIELARQGQGRVEPNPLVGCVVAHGAEIVGEGWHRRFGGPHAEIEALSLAGARAAGATLYVTLEPCCHQGKTPPCSRAVIAAGVRRVVMAMSDPFPQVAGGGLQELIAAGIEVVVGTGEEAARALNAPYLKRVETGLPWVIAKWAMSLDGKLATRTGDSRWISNESSRRLVHELRGRVDAIIVGRGTATADDPLLTARPAGPRIATRVVLDSRAQLASGSQLVRTARELPVLVAAAHDAPAADIERLTAQGCEVFRCPGESPAERLHALLGELGRREMTNVLVEGGTQVLGTLVDERLLDEVQVYIAPKIIGGADAPDAIGGLGIAAISQSLALVDPVVCDIDGDVCVTARVVRS, via the coding sequence ATGCAACAGTCTGCTCTCGATGCCTGGCACATGGCCCGCGCGATCGAGTTGGCACGACAAGGTCAGGGACGCGTCGAGCCGAATCCGCTGGTCGGTTGCGTGGTTGCGCACGGGGCCGAAATCGTGGGCGAAGGTTGGCACCGCCGCTTTGGTGGTCCCCATGCCGAGATCGAAGCCCTTTCGCTCGCCGGTGCGCGTGCCGCCGGCGCGACACTCTACGTCACGCTGGAGCCTTGCTGCCACCAGGGGAAAACCCCCCCGTGCAGCCGCGCCGTGATTGCCGCGGGAGTACGACGCGTCGTCATGGCCATGAGCGATCCCTTTCCCCAAGTGGCCGGCGGCGGGCTGCAAGAATTAATCGCTGCCGGCATCGAAGTGGTCGTAGGCACGGGCGAGGAAGCGGCGCGCGCTCTGAACGCCCCCTACTTGAAGCGAGTGGAAACGGGCCTGCCCTGGGTCATTGCCAAGTGGGCCATGTCGCTCGATGGCAAACTGGCCACGCGAACGGGCGACAGCCGCTGGATCTCGAACGAATCGTCGCGCCGGCTGGTCCACGAGCTGCGCGGCCGCGTCGATGCGATTATCGTCGGGCGCGGCACCGCCACGGCCGACGATCCTCTCCTCACGGCGCGCCCGGCAGGCCCAAGGATTGCCACGCGCGTCGTGCTCGATAGCCGCGCGCAGTTGGCGAGCGGTTCGCAGCTCGTGCGTACCGCGCGCGAGCTGCCCGTGCTCGTTGCCGCAGCGCACGATGCCCCGGCCGCGGACATCGAACGGCTGACTGCGCAAGGTTGTGAAGTGTTCCGTTGCCCGGGCGAGTCACCTGCCGAGCGCCTGCATGCATTGCTCGGCGAGTTGGGACGCCGCGAGATGACGAATGTCCTCGTCGAAGGGGGAACTCAGGTTTTGGGCACGCTCGTCGACGAACGTTTGCTCGACGAGGTACAGGTCTACATCGCGCCGAAGATCATCGGGGGCGCGGATGCACCGGACGCCATCGGCGGGCTGGGGATCGCGGCAATTTCGCAGTCGCTGGCATTGGTCGATCCCGTGGTGTGCGACATCGACGGCGACGTCTGCGTGACGGCGCGCGTCGTACGTTCCTAA
- the ftsH gene encoding ATP-dependent zinc metalloprotease FtsH yields the protein MEYQPEKNDDTPRKPVSPSRIGNPATWLIVLILVLFVALYLRRQAESASEISYNFFRQQLAEGNIQEVTIDGQEITGRFKDPPLEPIPPVVVEPAKSSDEKPGEAKPAEPKKPAERKRLKPSFTTVLSPLVALDGSALDQELLDKGVLVRAKQPTDNTGFVLLAYLGISVLFLGAAWMMFRRSRDQIMGGGILGGFAKSPAKRYERSNLRVTFADVAGLEGAKNDLTEVVEFLKNPEKFQRLGGRIPKGTLLMGPPGTGKTLLAKAVAGEAGVPFYSINGSEFIQMFVGVGASRVRDMFKTAKENAPCILFIDEIDAVGRVRGAGLGGGHDEREQTLNQILSEMDGFTPSTSVIVLAATNRPDVLDPALLRPGRFDRHITVDRPNLKGRIAIFKVHLRDVPIAPDVDVERLAGGTVGLTGADIRNLVNEAALWATRLGKDKVDMSDFEQARDKVLMGPKREEVLVGKEKRMTAYHEAGHALLAWRLPGIDRVHKVTIIPRGRALGVTQLLPEEDRMNISESELHSRLVFMMGGRAAEKLVYNEYSAGAEDDLKRATQLARRMVTHWGMSERVGPVAYRTSEEHPFLGKEFHEQREFSEHTAQVIDEEVARILHEAADQARSMLAEQREALDKLALTLEDREILDEREIAELIGPALARTPSHNGEVNGTPETSEASPSATAQKNA from the coding sequence ATGGAGTATCAACCGGAGAAAAACGACGACACCCCTCGGAAACCGGTGTCGCCGTCGCGGATTGGCAATCCCGCCACCTGGCTGATCGTCTTGATCCTGGTGCTGTTTGTCGCGCTCTATCTGCGCCGTCAGGCCGAGAGCGCGTCGGAGATCAGCTATAACTTCTTCCGTCAGCAACTTGCGGAAGGGAATATCCAGGAAGTCACGATCGACGGCCAGGAAATCACCGGCCGGTTCAAAGACCCTCCGCTCGAGCCGATCCCCCCCGTCGTCGTCGAGCCAGCGAAGTCGAGCGATGAGAAGCCGGGGGAAGCCAAGCCCGCCGAGCCCAAGAAACCGGCGGAGCGGAAGCGCCTCAAGCCCAGCTTCACCACGGTCCTCTCGCCTCTGGTTGCGCTCGATGGCTCGGCACTCGATCAAGAGCTGCTCGACAAAGGAGTACTCGTCCGGGCCAAGCAGCCCACCGACAACACTGGTTTCGTGCTGCTCGCCTACCTGGGCATCAGCGTGCTTTTTCTCGGCGCCGCCTGGATGATGTTCCGCCGTTCGCGCGATCAGATCATGGGGGGGGGCATCTTAGGGGGGTTTGCCAAGAGCCCGGCCAAGCGCTACGAGCGATCGAACCTGCGGGTCACCTTCGCCGACGTCGCCGGGCTCGAAGGGGCAAAGAACGATCTGACCGAAGTGGTCGAGTTCTTGAAGAACCCCGAGAAGTTTCAGCGGCTCGGCGGGAGGATTCCCAAGGGCACTCTCTTGATGGGTCCCCCCGGCACGGGCAAGACCCTGCTCGCCAAGGCGGTCGCCGGCGAGGCGGGCGTGCCGTTCTACTCGATCAACGGCTCGGAATTCATCCAGATGTTCGTCGGCGTCGGCGCCAGCCGCGTCCGCGACATGTTCAAGACCGCCAAAGAAAACGCCCCCTGCATTCTCTTTATCGATGAGATCGATGCCGTGGGACGCGTGCGCGGAGCGGGGCTCGGCGGCGGCCACGACGAACGCGAACAAACGCTGAATCAAATCCTGAGCGAGATGGATGGCTTCACGCCCAGCACGTCGGTCATCGTGCTGGCGGCGACAAATCGCCCCGACGTGCTCGATCCGGCCCTACTGCGGCCGGGACGATTCGATCGGCACATCACCGTCGATCGGCCGAACTTGAAGGGACGGATCGCCATCTTCAAGGTGCATTTGCGCGACGTGCCCATCGCCCCCGACGTCGATGTCGAACGGTTGGCAGGCGGTACCGTGGGGCTCACCGGCGCGGACATCCGCAACTTGGTGAACGAAGCGGCCCTGTGGGCCACGCGCCTGGGCAAAGACAAAGTCGACATGAGCGACTTCGAGCAGGCACGCGACAAGGTGCTGATGGGCCCCAAGCGCGAAGAGGTGCTCGTCGGCAAGGAAAAGCGCATGACCGCCTACCACGAAGCGGGGCACGCCCTGCTGGCCTGGCGCTTGCCCGGGATCGATCGCGTCCACAAGGTGACGATCATTCCGCGCGGACGTGCCCTGGGCGTCACGCAATTGCTGCCGGAAGAAGACCGCATGAACATCAGCGAGAGCGAGCTGCACTCGCGGCTCGTGTTCATGATGGGAGGACGTGCCGCCGAGAAGCTGGTCTACAACGAATACAGCGCCGGGGCCGAAGACGACCTCAAGCGCGCCACCCAGCTCGCACGGCGGATGGTCACCCACTGGGGCATGAGCGAACGCGTCGGCCCGGTGGCTTACCGCACGAGCGAAGAGCATCCCTTCCTGGGCAAGGAATTCCACGAGCAGCGCGAGTTCAGCGAACACACGGCGCAGGTCATTGATGAAGAGGTAGCCCGTATCCTGCACGAGGCCGCCGATCAGGCGCGGAGCATGCTCGCCGAGCAACGCGAAGCGCTCGATAAGCTGGCCCTCACGCTGGAAGATCGCGAGATTCTCGACGAGCGCGAAATCGCCGAGTTGATCGGTCCGGCGCTGGCGCGCACGCCCAGCCACAATGGCGAGGTCAATGGAACGCCCGAGACGAGCGAGGCGTCGCCCAGTGCCACAGCCCAGAAAAACGCTTAG
- a CDS encoding cupin domain-containing protein: MDVRHIDEVSAFTTKDGSEIRELLAYRNSVIRQQSLAEARLAPGAKTQAHYHPQTEEIYYILVGQARMRLGDEVREVGPGDSIAIPPGEPHQITNIGDVPLKFLCCCAPAYEHEDTVIIEGWD, from the coding sequence ATGGATGTGCGTCATATCGATGAAGTGTCTGCCTTCACGACGAAAGACGGCTCGGAGATTCGCGAGTTGCTGGCCTATCGCAACTCGGTGATCCGCCAGCAAAGCCTTGCCGAGGCGCGTCTCGCTCCCGGCGCTAAGACCCAGGCGCACTACCATCCCCAAACCGAGGAGATTTACTACATCCTCGTCGGCCAGGCCCGGATGCGTCTGGGTGACGAGGTGCGCGAAGTAGGGCCGGGCGATTCGATCGCCATCCCGCCGGGCGAACCCCACCAGATCACGAACATCGGCGACGTGCCGCTCAAGTTTCTCTGCTGCTGTGCCCCAGCCTACGAGCACGAGGACACCGTCATAATCGAGGGCTGGGACTAA